The Arachis hypogaea cultivar Tifrunner chromosome 14, arahy.Tifrunner.gnm2.J5K5, whole genome shotgun sequence DNA window ccattagtggctcgtcgtggctgctcttgatgtgtgtgtgtcgcctctttaccttcttgctccatcgttccagtatgtatctaggtgacacttggcttacttgttcgaagcttaacacgcttagtgcgtgacggcacagtatccctctcgactcgaataataagcattggcattttacctcggctgcaactgagtcgtaagtaaccacgaacttgttgaatattgagctggaaacttgttctccgacttcgtatactgaatagcctagagcggaattctttaatctggtgatgcaattcgcctttcctctgaattgcgcttggacttccctaaactttgcatGAGTGTACGcctcttgaaactgagcttcaatggaggatttggttgcacacggtatgaccgtatgaaaatctgcagcatctgattctctctctgcttgctccctgcttatgagacaattatcgtattgtttgacgaactgaataagcgagctgttccgggtgatatacttgttaaaaaatgaatgcatgctttcgctcctttgtgtgcttctcatccctgcccagaagtggtgatccagatagataggaacccatatgtgacggtcttcgtacagatctgcataatacactcAAACacaaactgtaaatacacccgagAGAACatgcaatatacacctctgctgcagattttaaaaagacattacctgaaagccacttgttgtccgcaagaccaaaattcagtagaaaatcattccaattcctatcgaatgagtctttgctatgagagttccaaacaacttggctcatttcttgttcgatatcggcatgtcccttgtacccgtttaatttgcttggaatcttcttcatgatgtgccaaatacaccaacggtgaattgttgttggcatacaggcctctaaagcccttttcattgatgcgcactgatcggtgagaaaccctttcggagcgtttcctcccatgcaacgaagccagcattgaaataaccatttgaatgattcaatttcttcgttcttcatcaaagagcatccgagaagtgttgactgaccgtggtgattcaccccgacaaaagaaccacagaccaaattatacctgaaacaaattaccatggtccagaatgcaaaatcattagttACACCTTAACAAATGCTTCGCATACACCCAatgaaacagccaatatacacctctgataaggattcgtaaaaataaattaatttagcatcataaacaggggcagtttgttacctgtttgtattgtaggtggtgtcgaatgaaatgacgtctctgaaatactcaaaggcggctctgcttcttgcatcggcccaaaaagccagcttaatcgattgatcctcttcgagttggagctcaaaaaagaaattctgattcttctctttcattcttaacaaatatttcccgaattcctttgcatcttcttgttcggaaacatttcGCACTTCCCTCGTAATGTAATTCttcacgtccttttcgataaaatttaactcgcaatgacccccggcagccgcaacaaatgattggtatgttttgcttggtttgATACCgacctcctcgttattctctattgtacaacgaatggacatgcttagtttcctgtgctgtttgagcatctctgctttgcttggacagcaggggtgtgaatgatcgagcacaacctttgaaataatccaagcaccgacatccttcaatgtgtgtatataaattcttgcaggacagtttaaaccggctgtaggattggtcttctcggtcggagatattttagatttccattttccctctctgctacatgtaatcagttgattcttaatctcgtttcccttcctatttgtgcaccgaactcttgtagagaaacctgcaaccttggcgtagttcctgtaaaattttccagcatcttcaagggtggtaaaggtcattccaaccttcggaacaagctcgtcatcaacaaccgagagaggctgcacaatacaccgtgtcagaaactgtgaatacacccatagatatgattcaaatacacccaatcatgcctAATATGATACAGccgaaccgcaacaactcaactacacaatgacctttaaagccataaactgtaaatacacaggctgcagaatacaccatgtcaaaaactaaaaacacacccaatcatgtctgatataatacacctgaacaacaacaactcaattaaaataacaaaaccaGTAGTAtagatacacccacacttctagcaaaaatacacccaaaaaaagacctgatctacacccgagcgtctgctataaatttcagataattaatcacaactaatacattgaatcgacagattcatgttaacgtgttagtttcacagtcaatgttcagcaatttttcaactacacaatgctatacaaattactgaaagaaaattcattatgtaaatcaaacctcaggaacttcgttagattcaaattcataatccacttcgcctggaTTCAGCTGAGAATCTGAGGTGgaatgatccattatcttcaaaacgagttcaaactttgatttcagaaaacaacaaatcaaaatagaaaacgaagctcgagttgcagagagagaaaaaagtaacgtaaacgaagaacataccagtgagaaagggagagaaaaagaacgatggagaagaacgagggaagacgcgcgagaagaagaacaaccaaatctcaaaataacgaaaacgaagaaggaaacaaatattttaaatttggtagttagatatacgcgggatcttatatagcgcgtgtaatcaacgtaTGTGGAGCAGCGcgtattttcattttattgtttaatgagcttgtaaagcatacaagccctaatggcttgtatgcagagcttttccgaaaaaattatactttacaaTTTTCAGAATAAACAAAATTaaggcaatttacatgaataaattaTTTGTCTCTCAAATTTACACAATTGCATTGTTTTAAATATGAAGACGTAAATACATTGTTCATATATCTATAGAAACCGCTACTGTAGTAGCGATTTACCGAAACACATAATCCGCTATAACCAGCAGCAGATTACATGTGAATGGGGGAACACAGAAACTGCTAAAGGCTGTCGCAGTTTCTGTTTGTTGATGCTTGgccataaaccgctactgccagtagcggtttatgtgtaTTGGGACACGTGCATAAACCGCTGGAGGCAGCAGCAATTTAAgttgagtatatattttttgcaatcatatgatttatatggataaaaaatgaagtaattttaaaaaaaaaaagtatactttagtgaattttttactaaaaataaattattttatcattcatgagttttagaagggatgaaaataaaaaaaattagtcttagtttatatattttagtactttGTGAGTACTCACTCCTTGATTTGCTATTTAGTCTCAtcctaataataaatacaaataaaaaattattacatacatatttatattttctattttattcatcaaaaattATGATGTTATCACTATTATTTATCCAATCAATCAATTATAAAAtacaaatagtttttattttttaaaatcttagaaaatataaatgcaaTGACCTTTTGAGTTATATAGCTAAAATTTAAAGAtgattttttaaatacatattaattgataaaattttatattcttatgaattatttttataaattaaaaaaaataaaattactaatatcTATCAGAATAATTATACCTCTCTATCAACAtagatttaataaatatataaaaatttatattttaaaatttaaaatttaaaatttaaaattaattttattttaattttttaaatatttaaataaaataaaattttaacaaaaaacttCTACAAttatagaaaatatatattatttggtcttggtttataaattttaaaagagatgagaataaaaaaaattagtcttagtttatataatttaatattttgagtattgtatttttttatttgtaatttggtctcacttttaataataaatataaataaaaaatttattacatgcatatttatattttttaaattatactgtgaaatgataaattaaattttttttatttatgatattatttaaataatatataccattaattatttattttgtaattatttttttagataaatattagttttattatttgttttcatAGTCAACGTAAACTGCTGCTGCCTCCCTCTAGCGGTTTCTGTGTTTCCCCATTTACATGTAATCCGCTGCTGGCTATAGCGAATTATGTGTTTtggtaaaccgctactggcagtagcggtttctaTAAATATTATGTATTTGCGTCTTCATATTTGAAACAATGTAATTGCGTAAATTTGATGggcaaataatttatttatgtaaattgcccacaaaattatttattatcctatttttggtttttataatttttaaaataaaaaaagacaataaatcattatactttataattttaatttttacattaaaaaatttaaatatatatcattCTTATTATCTACTGTTTGAATGAATTTGTTTCTCCAACTTATCAAGAGGCTACAAACTAatacaaattatttaaattaattttatgtcatttgataataaaaaatggtaggcaaaatttaaaaaaaaaaattgttttaagtaAATAAATCTAAGATAATTTTATTGTGAATTCATgttctattatttaattttttaacaactCAATTTTAATACATTAGGAAAAACTTTCAATTGACACTACCCAAGGAacaattttaatcaaaattaaaactaaatctaGATAAATGGAATATGCTATGTCAAGGACGAATCTGTCAATCATAATAATAGAGTATGAAAGTCAAAAGTGTGAAAATAGTTGTCAATGGTAGTAATCAAGTTCAAAAAGTACAAAAATAATTCATAGTGTATTCTACATTGGCAATTGACATTAGATTATTATGTAAATAGAGTTTTAGACAAAAATTATGAATACTtagtttattctttttttaaaaacacTTTaagatctaaaattatttttagtcttttttgtatcacaaaataaaacagaaaatcttaaataatttttaagaagGCTGAATTGAGAtctgtattttattttctatttttaattaaaattttttatttttgtataattttttgttattttcatttttcaatttttttttaagttcagcattttattttttctttggtgaatagcatgttttctttttatttttttaaatttttttgtttacgtCATTACTAAAATTGGGATAATGAAATACCGATACAAAAAAATGTATGTTCTTTTTTCTCTTTGAATTAATATTGTGAAACAAAACTTATTTGAAAATGCTATATTACCATTGAAACAACAAATCTAATAAAACAATCAACATATTTGAATtgatacaatattttttttaaaataaatataataccgTTGCATTTCTAACATCAATCATGACTCATCCTTTTCCCTCCATTgttaacacaaaacaagaaaaatatctcATCAAACTGAGTTTGTTGTACagacaatatttaaattttataaatcatcATAAATCAATCAAATTCTACTCAATTTTATCACTTTGGTTAAGTTTGTTCATatcaaatgtttttttttaactatttttttaactaattatttacatattttaaaaatatgcatTGAAATAATGGTGACATACTGACATCCCATGATTTAGTGTCTTTCTTCTATACTAAATTGTTAGATTCCATTGACTATCATCCACAAACATATAACATGGAATTTTGTATGTAGTGAAATTTGgtagaaaattattttaattttttaatttatttgtgagtaatacatatattaattataatcataattatgtcattttaaattaaataatttatataatagtgatctcatttattgttataaatgctaaattgaatcagtcataattatttttaatttgaaattaaataaaaataaaaccagatattatcttttttattttagataattatcctttggattttagatatattatctcttaaactttagatactatttttatttgagttttaggatttaataggTACCATGCCCAAATATAAATAGTACATTTAGGATTTCGATTCCCAACATATCCCTCAACAACTCTTTCCCCATTAGAGAAGTTGCAAACTTGCAATTCAATtgcctaggaatacagaagggtttggttgaggaagatcgaaagaaccacaagatctaaATTCTTCCTATcatgattcatgtttatgaattcaggtacgttTCCGCATTCAAGTATTTTCTttcttaataatttaacattgataATCTTTAGATTAAGGAATTATGTAAAAAttctaacaaattttttttggaatatttgtgtaattttttatgcaaatattttgtatatgtaaatttttttcaaaaaaaaaaatctcttcgcataaattctataaaaaaaattgttatttacTCGAATaaatttattcttctaatttttttttccttcccaGTCCAAAATGCTAAACTTGTTACCTTTTTTCCACCGATTGATGTTACTTATTTAGtattttggtaacaaaaaaaaaatcattattaaaATTTATGGATTCTGATTTTTTTTGGGCATATTAAATTATtgatgttattttatttcctttttttatcTAAGTCCAGGTTTCATAATATAGACCTAACTTTTTAGTGTCCAAAATTCATTTATACCCTCACAGAATACAAAGCGATACTGCCTTGGTACTTGGCAGATGGCCTCTATATTGATTAactgattttttaatgaaaagaaATTTGGGGCTATTCAGCTTCTGTGCCTATCTCTGCTTCTCTAGTCTCTGTATATgagtttgagttgtgaaaagattAGACAGAAAGAAAGATCATAGAAATGAAGAAAGTCATAGCAGCCACAAGCCGAAAGCGTAAGCAAGATCGCTCTCGCGCAAAAGAAGAACAAGTTCCTGATGATGAACCTGTAACAGTCAAAGCCTCAGGTAAGAAAGGTTCTTCTGCACAAGATAAGTCCTTCAGTTTCTTCCTTTCAGACCCAGACGTCCTTGATTGCCCCATTTGCTTTAATCCTCTCACCACTCCAGTCTATCAGTGTGAAAATGGTCATGTTGCTTGCTCTGCTTGCTGCTCGCGCATTCTTGAGAAAAAGTGTGCCTCCTGCTTCTTGTCAATAGGTTCCATTCGTAGCAGAGCCTTGGAGAAAGTTCTGGAATCTATTAAAGTTCTATGCGCTAATGCCAAATACGGTTGCACGGAAACACTGCGTTACAGTGACAAGTCTGGCCATGAATCCCAATGCAACTTTGTCCCATGCTCTTGTCCACACTCACATTGTGACTTCGTCTCATCATTCTCGGATCTACCCGCCCACTATAGAACTGAGCATGGTTCCTCTGCCAGCGCCGGAGTGAGGTTTTCGTACGATAAGCCCTTCAAGGTCACACTGGATTCTGATGATGACGTCACTATACTTCAAGAAGTGAATGGTGGAAAGTTGTTCATAGTCCAGAATTTTGTTGCCGGTCTTGGAAATGCTGTCAGTGTTCTCTGCATTCAGCCAGAGTTATTGCCTAACTATCGGTGCCAAATTTCGGCCAAGTCAAATGGATGCAGTCTGGTGATGAATTCTTTTACCAAAAACACTCAAAACTCTGCTATGGCCAGATTGGCCACTATTCTTTCATCAAGGTTTCTGGTCATTCCAACTGATTATTTTGGTGCCGGTAAACCTCGCAATTTTGAAATTTGCATATTTAGGTCATATGAGTAGAAGATGTTTTGGTGCTACTCAGCCTTTTAtgtttgttttttgtttattGCATTGAGAATGACGAGACTTTGAATGGAGATATTATATCCAATGTACATTGTCTAATCAGATGCTGAGAACTTATATATATGACTACACTATttgcaaattcaaaaaatataatttgtatattaaaattactcACTAATATAATATGtgtgaattaatttatttttaataaaaatttatattctaatatatattagtAATTGATTTTGATATCTAAGTAACATAATTCTTGATTTTGATATCCACATAATATAATCCTCGCAAATAATAGGATACTCTCTCTAGAGACTAGACATATATTGACGCCTAATATCTAGTATCTAATCTAATAATATGATAGCAAAGTGTGAATAGTTTTGGCTTGACTTCTGGAAGGAAATTAACTAGGAGTCACAAGTGTAGCCAAGaagtaattagttgaaaaaggaaaagtatatagAACCAAGAGGGAtagccaaaaactaaacaaaaccacattaatttatattaataattaat harbors:
- the LOC112740269 gene encoding putative E3 ubiquitin-protein ligase SINA-like 6, encoding MKKVIAATSRKRKQDRSRAKEEQVPDDEPVTVKASGKKGSSAQDKSFSFFLSDPDVLDCPICFNPLTTPVYQCENGHVACSACCSRILEKKCASCFLSIGSIRSRALEKVLESIKVLCANAKYGCTETLRYSDKSGHESQCNFVPCSCPHSHCDFVSSFSDLPAHYRTEHGSSASAGVRFSYDKPFKVTLDSDDDVTILQEVNGGKLFIVQNFVAGLGNAVSVLCIQPELLPNYRCQISAKSNGCSLVMNSFTKNTQNSAMARLATILSSRFLVIPTDYFGADLSLANAAGSAGDFYALRDALNTEPLPALKCGIFSRSRTYIEE